In a genomic window of Gouania willdenowi chromosome 11, fGouWil2.1, whole genome shotgun sequence:
- the rragcb gene encoding ras-related GTP binding Cb codes for MNMEYDDSVLGGSYGGLGSFPKSFGYGGMEDLEESSIPADKPRILLMGLRRSGKSSIQKVVFHKMSPNETLFLESTCRLYKDDISSSSFVNFQIWDFPGQVDFFEPTFDSEMIFRGTGALIFVIDAQDDLMDALTRLRLTVSRAYKVNPNINFEVFIHKVDGLSDDTMIETHREIHQRANDDLADVSLEKVHLSFYLTSIYDHSIFEAFSKVVQKLIPQLPTLENLLNIFISHSGIEKAFLFDVLSKIYIATDSSPVDMQSYELCCDMIDVVIDISCIYGLMEDGSGCAYDHESLAIIRLNNTTVLYLKEVTKFLALVCILREESFQRKGLIEYNFHCFRKAVHEVFEVSGSSEGAACSLSGHVAQ; via the exons ATGAACATGGAGTATGATGACTCCGTTTTGGGGGGCAGTTATGGCGGCCTCGGTTCTTTCCCTAAAAGCTTTGGTTACGGAGGGATGGAGGACTTGGAGGAAAGCAGCATTCCTGCTGACAAACCCCGAATCCTGCTCATGGGCCTCAGGCGCAGCGGGAAGTCCTCCATCCAAAAG GTTGTGTTTCACAAAATGTCCCCCAACGAGACTTTGTTCCTGGAGAGCACCTGCAGACTCTACAAGGACGACATCTCCAGCAGCTCCTTCGTCAACTTCCAGATCTGGGATTTTCCTGGTCAGGTGGATTTCTTCGAACCCACGTTTGACAGTGAGATGATCTTCAGAGGAACTGGTGCTTTGATTTTTGTCATCGATGCTCAG GACGACTTGATGGACGCCCTCACGCGGCTACGTCTGACCGTGTCTCGGGCCTACAAAGTAAACCCCAACATCAACTTTGAGGTGTTCATTCATAAAGTGGACGGTCTGTCTGATGATACCATGATAGAAACACACAGAGAAATCCATCAGAGGGCAAACGACGACCTGGCCGACGTCAGCCTGGAGAAAGTTCACCTGAG CTTCTATCTGACCAGCATCTACGATCACTCCATTTTTGAGGCCTTCAGTAAAGTCGTCCAGAAACTCATCCCTCAGCTGCCGACGTTGGAGAACCTGCTGAACATCTTCATATCG CATTCTGGGATAGAGAAGGCTTTCCTGTTCGATGTTCTCAGTAAGATCTACATCGCCACTGACAGTTCTCCAGTGGACATGCAGTCCTACGAGCTCTGCTGCGACATGATCGACGTCGTCATCGACATCTCCTGCATCTACGG gctGATGGAGGACGGCAGCGGCTGTGCGTACGACCACGAGTCTCTGGCCATCATCAGGTTAAACAACACCACCGTGCTGTACCTGAAGGAGGTCACCAAGTTCCTGGCTCTGGTCTGCATCCTCAGAGAGGAGAGCTTTCAGAGGAAAG GTTTGATCGAATACAACTTTCACTGTTTCCGTAAAGCCGTCCATGAAGTGTTTGAGGTCAGCGGCTCCTCTGAAGGCGCCGCCTGCAGCCTGAGCGGACACGTTGCTCAATAA
- the ppt1 gene encoding palmitoyl-protein thioesterase 1: protein MSLLWFLLTAPVLLTASSPVYNPNNGTVPLVIWHGMGDSCCNPISMGAIKKMVEEEIPNIYVHSLMIGKNVVQDTENGFFLDVNEQVSMVCSRLAQDPKLKAGYNAMGFSQGAQFLRAVAQRCDTPPMKILISVGGQHQGVYGLPRCPGESSPVCDFIRKMLNSGAYSDIVQKHLVQAQYWHDPLNDNLYRNYSLFLADINQERGINETYKKNLQRLEKFVMVKFLQDSVVDPVESEWFGFLKTGQAKETETLQESALYKEDRLGLAVMDKAGKLVFLATEGNHLQFTRQWFNENLLPFLH from the exons ATGTCTCTGCTGTGGTTCCTTCTCACTGCTCCAGTTCTACTAACAGCTTCCAGCCCAGTTTACAACCCCAACAATGGGACAGTGCCACTGGTTATTTGGCATGGCATGG gtgacAGCTGCTGCAACCCTATCAGCATGGGGGCGATAAAAAAGATGGTCGAGGAGGAAATCCCCAACATTTACGTTCATTCACTGATGATCGGGAAGAATGTGGTCCAG GACACAGAAAATGGCTTTTTCCTGGACGTGAACGAGCAGGTGTCGATGGTGTGCAGTCGGCTCGCTCAGGACCCCAAACTGAAGGCAGGATACAACGCCATGGGATTCTCTCAGGGAGCGCAGTTTCt GAGGGCTGTAGCTCAGCGATGCGACACCCCACCAATGAAAATCCTGATCTCCGTCGGCGGGCAGCACCAAG GTGTGTATGGATTGCCTCGCTGTCCTGGGGAAAGTTCTCCCGTCTGTGACTTTATCCGTAAAATGTTGAACAGCGGCGCTTACAGCGACATCGTTCAGAAACA cctGGTGCAGGCTCAGTACTGGCATGACCCCTTAAACGACAACCTGTACAGGAACTACAGCCTGTTTCTGGCCGACATCAACCAGGAGAGG GGAATAAACGAGACTTACAAGAAAAATCTGCAGCGGTTGGAAAAGTTTGTGATGGTGAAGTTCCTGCAGGACTCTGTGGTGGATCCAGTGGAGTCAGAG TGGTTCGGTTTCCTGAAAACTGGACAGGCCAAAGAGACGGAGACTCTGCAGGAGAGCGCGCTTTACAAAGAG GACCGACTGGGTTTGGCTGTGATGGACAAAGCAGGGAAACTGGTTTTCCTGGCCACAGAAGGCAATCACCTCCAGTTTACCAGACAGTGGTTCAATGAGAACCTGCTGCCTTTCCTGCATTAG